One genomic window of Quercus lobata isolate SW786 chromosome 9, ValleyOak3.0 Primary Assembly, whole genome shotgun sequence includes the following:
- the LOC115961801 gene encoding TMV resistance protein N-like, giving the protein MSTQGASLLSSSSSSSRRWIYDVFLSFRGEDTRNSFTDHLYTALQRSGISTFRDNEKLERGKSIAPELLKAIEESRFAIVILSRNYASSTWCLDELAKIIRCMKENEMTVLPIFYKVDPSDVRNQNGTFSQAFAKHEKRLKGNTKKVQTWRAALSEVANLSEWHSQDR; this is encoded by the coding sequence ATGAGTACTCAAGGAGCCTCATTGttgtcatcatcatcttcttcttcaagacGATGGATATATGACGTTTTCCTTAGTTTCAGAGGCGAGGACACACGCAATAGTTTTACTGACCATCTATATACTGCTTTGCAACGTTCGGGTATTTCTACCTTTAGAGACAATGAAAAACTTGAGAGAGGAAAATCTATTGCACCAGAACTCTtgaaagcaatagaagaatcGAGATTTGCTATTGTTATTCTCTCAAGAAATTATGCATCTTCAACATGGTGCTTGGATGAACTTGCAAAGATCATTAGATGCATGAAAGAGAATGAAATGACCGTTCTACCTATATTTTATAAAGTGGACCCATCTGATGTACGAAATCAAAATGGAACTTTTTCACAAGCCTTTGCTAAGCATGAAAAACGTTTGAAGGGGAACACAAAGAAGGTGCAAACTTGGCGAGCTGCTTTGAGTGAAGTGGCCAATCTCTCCGAGTGGCATTCACAAGATAGGTAA